The proteins below are encoded in one region of Candidatus Eremiobacterota bacterium:
- a CDS encoding MFS transporter, whose amino-acid sequence MMQKFLEMFKPVPDAGEMLTDAGEIKKKYRYWRIRMMYSTFIGYAVFYFVRQNMSIAMPLMEKAMGIGKDSLGLFLTLHKLLYGVSKFLNGILGDRANPRYFMAIGLLMSALMNIFFGFSSSVIAFGIFWMLNGWFQGMGFPPCARTLSHWFSPKERGTKWAMWNSSHQVGAGLILVLAGYLAGRELNLPIPSFLGRGPVFHLAGWQLCFIVPALIAMATAFFAINRLRDTPGSLGLPPVEQYMNDEGAAVTKDSFDNESFKKFLRRHVFGNKYIWYISFANFFVYILRYGFLDWAPSCLKEMKGIPLAHGGWITAGFELFGLVGSVLAGWLTDKYLKSRRAPVCVAYMAVTLVLVMAFWKLPPGNTLNATLLLFALGFFIYGPQFLVGVTTADLASKHAAATAIGLTGFFGYLSGIVSGYGMGLTVKLYGWDGGFYIMIVSAVLAALLFTLCWNARPMHEQV is encoded by the coding sequence ATGATGCAGAAATTCCTTGAGATGTTCAAGCCGGTGCCCGATGCCGGGGAGATGCTCACCGATGCCGGGGAGATCAAGAAAAAGTACCGCTACTGGCGTATAAGAATGATGTATTCCACCTTCATCGGGTACGCCGTTTTTTATTTCGTGAGGCAGAACATGTCCATTGCCATGCCCCTGATGGAGAAAGCAATGGGAATAGGAAAAGACAGCCTCGGCCTCTTTCTCACCCTTCACAAACTCCTGTACGGCGTGTCCAAGTTCCTGAACGGCATCCTGGGAGACAGGGCGAACCCCCGGTATTTCATGGCCATAGGGCTTCTGATGTCAGCCCTTATGAACATCTTTTTCGGTTTTTCAAGCTCCGTGATTGCCTTCGGAATATTCTGGATGCTGAACGGGTGGTTCCAGGGGATGGGATTCCCCCCCTGCGCGAGAACCCTCAGCCACTGGTTCAGTCCCAAGGAGCGCGGCACCAAGTGGGCCATGTGGAATTCCTCCCACCAGGTGGGAGCCGGCCTCATCCTTGTCCTGGCGGGCTATCTGGCCGGCAGAGAGCTGAATCTCCCGATTCCCTCCTTCCTGGGCAGAGGCCCGGTCTTTCACCTGGCGGGATGGCAGCTCTGCTTCATCGTGCCGGCCCTTATTGCCATGGCGACGGCTTTCTTCGCCATCAACAGGCTTCGCGACACGCCGGGCTCCCTTGGCCTTCCCCCCGTGGAACAGTATATGAATGATGAAGGGGCGGCAGTCACCAAGGACTCCTTTGACAATGAGTCCTTTAAAAAATTCCTCCGCCGCCATGTCTTCGGCAACAAATACATATGGTACATAAGCTTTGCGAATTTCTTCGTCTATATCCTCCGTTACGGCTTCCTGGACTGGGCGCCGTCATGCCTCAAGGAGATGAAGGGAATACCTCTCGCGCATGGGGGCTGGATCACGGCGGGGTTCGAGCTCTTCGGCCTTGTGGGCTCTGTGCTGGCAGGATGGCTTACCGACAAGTATCTCAAGAGCAGGCGCGCACCTGTGTGCGTGGCCTACATGGCGGTAACGCTCGTCCTTGTAATGGCTTTCTGGAAGCTCCCTCCCGGAAACACCTTGAATGCCACTCTGCTTCTCTTTGCCCTCGGCTTTTTCATCTACGGGCCCCAGTTCCTTGTCGGCGTCACCACCGCGGACCTGGCCTCAAAGCATGCAGCAGCCACGGCAATCGGGCTCACGGGCTTTTTCGGGTACCTGAGCGGCATAGTGTCAGGGTATGGTATGGGGCTCACGGTGAAATTGTATGGATGGGACGGAGGATTCTATATCATGATAGTCTCTGCGGTCCTCGCCGCGCTCCTTTTCACCCTCTGCTGGAATGCCCGCCCCATGCATGAGCAGGTCTGA